Within Candidatus Poribacteria bacterium, the genomic segment GTCCCGCGAAAAGGGGACATCAACGAAAATGAAGCCTCAGTCTGGATCGGGAAGAAAGCAAATGAAAATATCTGGCTTGATGGAACGCTTGATGAACTCCGCATTCTCAACATCGCAATCACGGAAGAACAGATTCAAGCGGATATGGAAGGCATCGCGTTTGCCGTTGAAGTCACTGGAAAACTCACAACGACATGGGGACGGATTAAAACCCAAATCCGCCGTTAGCAATTGGGAGAACAACAATGGATACAAGTTGGCTTGACTATTGTGCTACGGAAGAACAACTCAAGGCATTCAATGACGAGGGTTACCTTATTGTCGAAGACGCTATAAGCCCTGAGATGGTAGACGCATTAGAGGTCGTCGCAGATCGGCTTGATGCGGAAGAGCGTGTCAAAACGGGTTTAGCATCGCACGAATTGTTGTCGAAGTTCCGCACGGTCATTGAAGACGATGTCCTGTTGGAGCTGCTTGATAACAAAAAGGTCTTTCCGCTGCTCTGGGACATTCTGGGATGGAACATCCAACTTTACATCTCACACCTCATCATGTATCCGCCCGAACCGCCCGACAAGCCGCGGGTTCGCAAAGGGGCGCATTGGCATCAAGACGGGGGTAGACCTGTGCCGGAAATGGAGCGTCCACACCCCCGACTTTCACTGAAAGTTAGCTATTGGTTGAGCGACGTTACCCACCGCGACAACGGTGCGATGCGCATTGTCCCGTGTAGCCATAAACTGGACACCCGTCCACCGAACAACGAGAACGATCCTGATGGTGATCCGGAAGGTGCGATAGATCTGACCGTCAAGCGCGGGACAGCAGTGCTATTCGATCGACGGATGTGGCACTCACGCGGCTGGAATTTCTCGGATGCAACTCGGAAGGTTCTATTTATGGGGTATAGTTATCGTTGGTTGCGTGGCTTGGATTACAACCTCATGCCCCCCGAAATCCTTGAGAAATGCGATC encodes:
- a CDS encoding phytanoyl-CoA dioxygenase; protein product: MDTSWLDYCATEEQLKAFNDEGYLIVEDAISPEMVDALEVVADRLDAEERVKTGLASHELLSKFRTVIEDDVLLELLDNKKVFPLLWDILGWNIQLYISHLIMYPPEPPDKPRVRKGAHWHQDGGRPVPEMERPHPRLSLKVSYWLSDVTHRDNGAMRIVPCSHKLDTRPPNNENDPDGDPEGAIDLTVKRGTAVLFDRRMWHSRGWNFSDATRKVLFMGYSYRWLRGLDYNLMPPEILEKCDPIRRQLLGDGVDIKGWWQPTDADVPLKTWIAEHRGEEYVR